AGGACACGCCATGGGATTACGTGGAGAGGCCGCGATCGTCGGATACGTCGAGCTGCCACCGGAGCGGCTGAACAAGGCTTCACCCGCTCCGTTCGTCCTCGAACAGTGGGCAGACCTCTCCGCGGCCGCACTCGCCGATGCGGGATTGCCGGCTGAGGTGGTCAATGGCATTGTCGCGTCCCACCTCGCCGAGTCGGAGATCTTCGTCCCCTCCACGATCGCCGAATACCTCGGCGTGGGAGCACGATTCGCCGAGCACGTGGACCTTGGCGGAGCCAGCGCCGCGGCCATGGTCTGGCGGGCGGCGGCTGCTGTCGAGCTGGGCATCTGCGACGCCGTATTGTGCGCACTTCCGGCCCGTTACATCACGCCGATGTCCAAAAAGAAACCCAGGCCGATTATCGACGCGATGTTCTTCGGATCGTCGAGCAACCAGTATGGCTCTCCGCAAGCCGAATTCGAGATCCCCTACGGAAACCTCGGCCAGAACGGGCCGTATGGCCAGGTGGCACAACGCTACGCGGCGATCTATGGATACGACGAACGGGCGATGGCCAAGATCGTCGTCGATACGCGCACCAATGCCAATCACACCGACGACGCGATCTGGAAGGACAAGCCGCTCACCG
The DNA window shown above is from Mycobacterium sp. Aquia_216 and carries:
- a CDS encoding thiolase family protein, whose protein sequence is MGLRGEAAIVGYVELPPERLNKASPAPFVLEQWADLSAAALADAGLPAEVVNGIVASHLAESEIFVPSTIAEYLGVGARFAEHVDLGGASAAAMVWRAAAAVELGICDAVLCALPARYITPMSKKKPRPIIDAMFFGSSSNQYGSPQAEFEIPYGNLGQNGPYGQVAQRYAAIYGYDERAMAKIVVDTRTNANHTDDAIWKDKPLTVEDVLASPVIADPLHMLEIVMPCVGGAAVVVANADLARRGRNRPVWIKGFGEHVPFKTPTYAEDLLHTPIAAAADTAFAMTDLTRDQMDMVSIYDCYTITVLLSLEDAGFCEKGTGMEFVANHDLTFRGDFPLNTAGGQLGFGQAGLAGGMHHVCDATRQIMGRAGAAQVADCNRAFVSGNGGILSEQTTLILQGD